AAGCCAGGGAGGGATATAATGACTCAAAAGTAaaggggggcggggcggggacaGTTGCTCCTTGGATCCTGAGGTCCCCAGCCaggctgtttttcttctttcttcacagagCTGTTTGTATGGGAGGGAATGGTACCTTTAAGAGGTGTGGTCTAGTGGGAGGTCATGGGGGTATGACATTCACATCAAGGATTAAGATAGCCAAACCTTGGCACTTGTTAAAGGTTGGTTATTGAAAAGAGCACCGTGAGTGGTTGAAGTGggagtttctggttgtgtcatgtgattctGACTGGTTCTGGTCATTCCCCCTGACTTGGGCCGATTTGAAGGAGGCCTGGTGGTTTTTACTGGATCGTGTCGtggctgctgatttgtgtttggtgacacCTTTGAACTAGACTGCTGCTATTccgacactactgaactggactgctgatatcctgacaaacAGGGACGGGAATCACTCCAAAGAACTGTTGTaagcaggtccacatccccttgtcctgttTACCATCTTCCTCCCCTACCTTGGAGCGGTGGGCTAGTAAAGgggtcaaagcatttgagaacccttattaaagtagatttttgAAAAATCTAATCCTACAGGTAGAAGGGTAGCTGGcacttttttgggggtggggggatgggagagggacaGGCTCTCAGCCAAACTGTGAGCTAAACTCTTGTTTTATAAAGTTAGCTGCCTTGGGTGGTTTGTTGAAATAACACaatctgccgggcggtggtggtgcacacctttaatcccagcacttgggaggcagaggcagaggcagaggcagaggcagaggcagaggcagaggcagaggcagaggcagaggcagaggcagaggcagaggcagaggcagaggcagaggcagaggcagaggcagaggcagaggcagaggcagaggcagaggcagaggcagaggcagaggcagaggcagaggcagaggcagaggcagaggcagaggcagaggcagaggcagaggcagaggcagaggcagaggcagaggcagaggcagaggcagaggcagaggcagaggcagaggcagaggcagaggcagaggcagaggcagaggcagaggcagaggcagaggcagaggcagaggcagaggcagaggcagaggcagaggcagaggcagaggcagaggcagaggcagaggcagaggcagaggcagaggcagaggcagaggcagaggcagaggcagaggcagaggcagaggcagaggcagaggcagaggcagaggcagaggcagaggcagaggcagaggcagaggcagaggcagaggcagaggcagaggcagaggcagaggcagaggcagaggcagaggcagaggcagaggcagaggcagaggcagaggcagaggcagaggcagaggcagaggcagaggcagaggcagaggcagaggcagaggcagaggcagaggcagaggcagaggcagaggcagaggcagaggcagaggcagaggcagaggcagaggcagaggcagaggcagaggcagaggcagaggcagaggcagaggcagaggcagaggcagaggcagaggcagaggcagaggcagaggcagaggcagaggcagaggcagaggcagaggcagaggcagaggcagaggcagaggcagaggcagaggcagaggcagaggcagaggcagaggcagaggcagaggcagaggcagaggcagaggcagaggcagaggcagaggcagaggcagaggcagaggcagaggcagaggcagaggcagaggcagaggcagaggcagaggcagaggcagaggcagaggcagaggcagaggcagaggcagaggcagaggcagaggcaggtggatttctgagttcgaggccagcctggtctacagaatgagttccaggatagccagggctacacagagaaactctgtctcgaaaaacaaaaaaacaaacaaacaaaaaaacccacaatctgACTAACACACATTCTCCcacttgacttttatttttatgtattttattttattttttgcttttcatgacaggggttctctgtgtagctgtggctgtcctggaattagctctgtagagcaggctggccttgaactcacagagatctcctgcctctgcctcttgagtgctgggactaaaggtgtacaccatGGCTACCCAGCTCCACTTAATTTTTAATCTGCTTTGCAAAATTAAGGTTTGCAGTTTTTTACTGATGGATATTAGGGCTTCCAATTACAGTGGTAGTTACAGGATTGTGTATATTGGTGATAGGAATAAAGGCTGAAGGGCCATAGAAAGACTTAGACAATCCAGTATGGATTGCCAGAATAAGTCAGCTAAGACAGCAGCTACCAGATATCCAGGGAACCACAAATCAGCCATAAATATGAGCAAGGTGTGATTCTCTATATAGCTATTTCTGGTAAGGTGCCACTTTTGTGCGATTCCTTATAAATATGCCTTTGAGACTGATAGAGAACACGCTCACCAGGCAGAACGGCATATGCTGAATCTCCTTGGGGTTCCCTGCATCCTCTTTTATGTTCCCAGTCCCTCATGATCCTCCTTCCCCAGCTTCAGAGCTCAGACCTGACAGCTGCCTGAGGCTTGGGGAAGGAATGTACTACACGCTTTAAAAGGCCAGATCCCCTTGAATAAGGAAGGCTGTGTCATCCTGGTTCTCCCCCAAAGGAACATGCAGCGACACTAAAACAGCTTTGCTCAGACAAAGAGGAATCCAGACTTTCTCCAGGAATATTTAGTTTAGGAGCTGatcatggtgggggtggggtttggggtGCGGGGTGGGGCAGTAACCTCAGGTTTTCTCAGTTTGCCTGTCCTGCCATGAAACCATCTCCTATGACTCAGGCAATGATGGTGCCAGGATGCAGGTAAAGGTTCGTTCTCACCTGTGGGGACCGGATGGGGGAGGGTATACAACTTCTTGGACAGATCTGCCTACAGCAGTCTCAGCTGAAGGGAGGTGGGTTTCGGATGATGAACGCTGTGACCAGTCCCATTAGCCGAGCAGGTACGTTCTTGAGGACGCTCAGCTTGGGATTACAGGATAAGAAGGGAAGATGGCAAATGCATCAGTGGACATGTGTAAAGAACAGAGGTGCACACAGGCCACGTTGTTTAGACAACATGGCGAAGATAGAGACATCAAGTATGAGTCAGCTAAAATATGGTTGACTCTGCGCAAGTCAGTTAAtaatggctgggggggggggtgtacaaTGAATGATATGTTTGCTCCCAAAGTTCACTCCCTTGCttaacaactaaaaaaaaaaagatttttttaaaaaaatgaaggtaCTTACAGCTGTACACATCTGTCTTAGGATTGCTTCCATTGTATCCCGGGTTTAAGTGTGTCCTGTTTTCTTAATTCACGTCTTGCGTCTCTCATAGCCCCGCCTCCACTCTATCTGTTCTATTGCTGGAGCTGTCTATGGTGTCTCGCATTTCTAAACTTTCAATGTGTGTTTTCAGCATTTCCTTTGACTGAATTCCTTTTTCTTACCCTGTATGGCTTTCTTTCATTCAGCTATTTGTTTGCATCCTCTTTGAATTCATTTACAACTTTACTTGTGTCTTCTTTGACGTCGTTACACAATCTTCTCTCTAGTCTCCTTGAAAGTCCTTGtcaagaggctggagaggtggctcagctgttaagagcactggctgctcttccagaggtcctgagttcaattcctagcaaccacgtggtggctcacaaccatctataatgagatctggtgccctctactggtgtgtctgaggacagctacagtatactcatccATAAAAAATActtaactagagttacagatgtttgtgagccaccatgtgggtgttgggaattgaacccaggtcctgtggaagagcagtcagtgctcttaaatgctgagccatctctctagcctaatTCATATTTTTTAGGAGGGGGATGAAGCTATCACTGTAAAAGGAGGCAGAATTGTACTGCCTTGACTTTTCATGTTAActtattattactgtgtgtgtgcacaagtgtgatgtgcatgtgtttgcacatgtgtgtgggtgagaTGCGCATGCATGGGTATGATGGGAATGCCTGTGAGTGTACCTTTTGGTCTATATGTGCACCACACGTGTGTGCAGTGCCTCTagacaccacaagagggcatcagactcctcctgaagctggagttacaggcagttgtgaactgcctgagtGCTGAGAATTCATTCAGtccttctgaaagagcagccagtgctttcagcctctaagccatctctctggatccACAAGTAACTTCTCCACCCACTAGGGTCAATCTCTATAattctggctgtccaggaacccACTATTTACACTGGGCTaaccttgaactaacagagatctgcctgcctcccaagtgttgggattaaaggagtgcaccaccacacctggctctcacAGTAAACTCCTTAAAATTCTGGTAGCTACTTAGTTCTTAGTCAATAGTCCTGGAAGACGCTACAGTGTCTTCTATATAGAGAAGCATATGTATTTCCAATCAAGAGTTTAAATTACTCTCTTCTGATATATGACTAAGTTTTCTTGAACTATGGCACTCCTCCAGAACCATATGCTGTGTagtgtagctcagctggtagggCATGTAGATGCGTAAGGCCGTGATTGACTCTCAGCATTGtataaaccaggtatggtggtgttTATAATCCCATCacccaggaagtggaggcaggaggattataaattcaaggtcatcctcaactagagtttgaggccagtgtgggatATATGAGACCCCGTCTATAAAGATTTACTACTAAGAAttcaccttttaaaaatcatgtaaagAAAGAGTGTGATTTAtacatttgtcttctttttatttgtctcttaggaagaaaaaaaatatgtgtaactTTTGTAAGAAAcggaaccttaaaaaaaaaaaaagcatgtaaaagagaaaaaaaaaaaaaaaaaaaatcccaagactACAGTGCCTCTCTGTGGTTCTACCCAGTACTTTCCCTCACAAGTCACAAGCTTGAGCTTGTGGCAGCTGCAGCTTGGAGCCGATCTTGGGTGGTGAAACCTTTTGTGTGCAGTGGCAGGGGaggatgctgagaacagaacatGAAGACATTAGCAAAGGCATTTTGCTTTAACAATTCTTCTTGGGGTGCTGCATTCTGTGCTGACAATTTCTTTCTGCATTTTGGTGGCTTTATCTCACCCGATGacgttttgtttgcttgtcttaAGACATGGCCTCGatctgtagccaggctggcctggaacttactatgtgtCTCAAGCTGACCTCAATCTCCTGGTTATCTTCCTACCTTAGTCTCCCAAGTTCGGAGGCTTCTTGTAggagccaccacaccctgccaTGACACTCTTCACCATTCTGCTTTCCTGCCTGTACTGTTAATTTCCTCTGGCTGTTTGTCATGTCTCTTTACCAATGATTTAAAGCTGTTTGGGTTTTAGCCATAGTGCTAAACAGACTTTTAGTACCGTGGTGAGCAAGACCTTGTAAGGAAGGAAAGGATTGTTTGGATCAGTTTCAGAGTTCATTCCATTATGACGAGGAGGGTGAGGTGGGGGTCAGAGTTTACCTTGCAGGAGCCAGGAAGGTGAGAGAAAATGCCTGTACccaaagctttgtcctttgcccaattTTATTCTCTCCTAGCCTGTGGGTTCCTGGCCTGTGGGATGGTTCAGGGGGAGTCTTTGCCTCTTAGTTAACTCTTTCTAGAACCCCCCTCACATACATAGTCAGAGGTAAGCATCAAGAATCTCCCAGGTGCTTCTCAGGCCAATCACTTTAACGAACCAGCTTGATGAATAGATCTACCTTGTGCCCACTTGACATCAATCACCCACCTTTCATCAGATTTCAGTTCTGGCCTCCAAAAGGCTcataaacacaaaacacacacaggctACTTCCAAGAGCCCCCATAGTCTCAATAGTTCCAAGAGCATTAGTGAGCCTGAGCTCAAAGCCTCCTCTGAGACTGAGGAGAATTCTTAGATGTGATATAATATTCAAATAGAAGAACTTTAGGAGGGAgagaagatagagacagagaacatCTGAGAATAAATGGGCATACCTTTGTGCTTTCTCATTCCCTGCCTTGTATTCCTATCTGGGTCTGCAGCTATGGGATGGTACAGCCCACATCAATGGTGGGCTGCCCACTGAAACCAATCGTCTCTGGGAACACCCtctcagatatacacacagaggtgCTTCATTAATGTCCTGGGCACCTTTTAATCTACCCAGCTGACAATCGAGGTCATCCATCAcgtgtgtctttgtgtttcttaGTCTTAGAGTTTGTTGagctttttgtatgtgtgcatttccagttttatttatgttgttttgagacagtgtctcacctGAAGCCCAGGGCAGatctagaactccctctgtaacTTAGGCTAGTCCTGAACTCAAAGCAATCCTACCTCATCTTCCAAAGagttagaattacaggtgtgagctatcaATTGGGCTTAGGTTTCGTTATATTTGGAAAACTTTTGTCAGTATTTCTGCAAATATTTTTCTCGACTTCTTCCTGTCTTTATAGACACCAACTATGAGTGGACTTTGCCTTTTGAATTTGCATCAGTTTTCTATCTTTCAGTCTAATTATTTGTTTATGCTGAATAGTGTCTATTACTGTCATCTTAATACATATCTCATCTTCCATTAATCCCCATTtaacacatttcaaatgttattgttATCTTTTGGTAATATTTTTGAAATGCACATATTTGAgtcattaaaatttattaaattgacATTTTTGAATTTTAAGAGATTCTTTAAAATTACCTTCCTATTCAtttagtgtatgtatatgtgcacgcACATAGAAGTCTGAGTTTACTTGTGTGCACGAAggtaactgtgtgtatgtgtgtgtgtgtgtgtgtgtgtgtgtgtgttgtgagtgcatgcacacacatagagatcagaggccagcctgtaagggttttctctctccttctgggTAGGATCTAGGGACTGAAGGTCTGCACTCATGTCATTGGCTTTGTGGCAAGCAACTCTACCTACCGAGTCATCTGACTGGAAcaaatggttttggttttgttgttggtgtttttaTATGAAACTGAATCTGCAGCCATTAACTAGACAGTTCACTAATACAGAAGGTTGGAGCCctcaggggagggaggaatgTTCGGGAGGAAGCAAATGTTGTTCTCAGTAAGTACCACACAGCTTCAGCTATGGCTGACATCCCTAGCCCAGAGTTTGGGGCAGCAGTGAGATGGAGCAGAGCATCAGCCTGTGCTTGCTCTTGTGCCCGATTCTCCGGGTGAGTGCTGACTCGAGGATGGATGAAAACGTGACTGATTACTTCACATGCTGTGGGAGTCAGGGCAGGGCTTGCTGGTCTCCCCCACTGGTCTGGTGTAGCCCTATCCTCAGGCCCAACAACCATCATCTTCTGGAGTTCAGCCATGCCTGTTCACAAAGATCGGCACAGAGGGGCTTGTTAGCTATTGGTAAAATAATTGTGAAACTATTGCAGGTTCTTTAAAAGGAACCACCCAAAGCACATATGTTTAAAAGTAAGTATATAACTCTACTTTATCTAGGGGCTGAGCTCGAGAACGGAACGAGAGCCATTCTCTCATCCTCTGTGAGCTGGCACAGAGCACGAGGCCCAGGGCTTCCTGAGGACTCCTTACTCCAGTCACTCAGAAACCACAAAGTTCTTCAGACCGTGAGCTTACCATCTGATGCCCAAAAGAGGAAAGCATAGcatttcaaagtattttatttattttttgagaaattctGGGAAATGACCACAAAAGTGCAGTACATCAAAAAACTAGGAGTTTTTAACAACCTCAAAATCTCAAATTCTAAAACTGCTTGTTTTGAAATGAACTTCCACATAAGGTAGATAAAGAAAGACAGCATGGGTGTGCACGGCGGTGCGGAGTCAGCTCGCTCTCACCatgaataaaaacagcatgggtGTGCACGGCGGTGCGGAGTCAGCTCGCTCTCACCATGACAGCTTCAGGATAAGGTAGTTAGGATTTGTTTTAGTaaagttttcttttcctgttaacaacaataacagcaataagaacaacaacacagTACCAACAGTCACCTTAAAACAAAGGACCCACTGAGAACGTCACTCTGGGGTGTCAGCCCGCCACCTCCCGTCTTCCTTGCTGCGCCCAGTGGCAGGCAcagtgctgggctgggctggccctGCAGCTCCATCTCATCGCCTGCTGGGCCGTGGGTCACACTTGTCCCGGGAGGCCCGCTTCCTCGGAGGAGAGCAGCCCACTGAGCCCCGGGCTGAGTGAAGGCTGCGCTTGTAGGAGTGGCTTCTGTGCTTCTGCCCACTCGCTTCCTTTTGGTCTTGGCTTTTGCCAGGCTCCTTACTGCCCTCTTTTTGTTCATGGTCTTGCTCTTTATGGGAGGGCAATGTGTTCTTAATTGTGTTGATTAGGAATCTTTTATTTGTCCCAGCGAGAGGACACTTCATCCTGCGGATGTCAAGAGGGAAGAAGACGTGAATGCGAGAGTCAGTCCCTCCCCAGCCGACCCACTATCCACATCAGTACTTCAGGTCCACAGAACCAGCTCCTGAGTTTGTTCAGCTTTCCTTGCCATGTAGTGCTGGGGGAGGAGGACTGCCATgattttgagaccagcttggggtACATAACAATTCAAGTACCAGGTCAGTCAAGGCTATACAACAAGACTCTGGAAAGATGACAAAATGGCCTTGTGCCTGAACATTACAGTGCTACCTCATTAGACTCTACAGTCACCACCACAGCAGTCACACCACAGTCACAGCACGGACAATGTCAGGGCAAAGAAACACTGACTGCCTCAGGTGGGTATAGCACGACAAGCCCTGGTGAGTGCTGATGACCAATTATCTTTAGAGCAAACAGATGCTTGGTTGTGGAGCAAGCTGCACGCAATGCAATGCAGCTCACTGCCCCTACTATGCAGACAAAGccatcccccccgcccccagcgaGGGCAGCCCACCTTCTGCTCCTTTGTACTATAGAGGCTACGAGTCTGGAGACTATGAGTCTAGAATGAATGGAAGGGCTGGGGCAGAGGCAGACCCTCCATGCAGTGAGGTGATATTTATCTCAAAGCTATGGTTGATTACAACTCATGTCGTTGTTTAATGCCACCACAGCTACCATAATTACTCTTGGTAGTGCATTTACAACCTGGCAATCAAATGCCTCAGTGTGTGGCCATCTGAGAAATGACACTGCTTAATTACTTAAACACTCCCGAGGCTTACTGTGTCCCCAACACTGTACCTAAAAGTAATGAGAAACAGTGgaatatgtgtgcctgtgtcagGATGTATATATAAAAGCATTTACTATTTTCAAAACCTCTGTCTGTGGGATATTATACTAGGCCTGTGCAACAGAGACAAACCAGGCTCTCAGTGGGCAGATCTCTGCTTTGTGGGAGAATACTGAGGGGAACAGAAGCAGGTGGGCATTCAAAGGTTTGTTGAGGCGGACTGAAGGTCCCCGGGCTGCAGCACATGGACCACTTGTACAGACCATGACTGCACAGTAGCACACTCAGGGCTCTCTCTGGTTTATCTCCATTACAGACAGGAGAGGAACTTGGCCAGCAGGACCAGCAAGCACTGGGCTCAGTGTTATCAGGCAGTAAGAGAAGTACGGCAGTTTGGCTGGCACAGGGGTCGACAAGACAATGTTCCAGTCCCTCAGCAGAgtcagctgggggtggggtggggtctcaATGAACTTCTCTGGGCCCCATAATTTTGAAGCATAAAGTCAAAGTCTGGATTTCTGCGGTCCTGAAATATCGCAAAGGGCTTATCTGTGACAAATGTACAGTCTTCCCAGCCTCCTCACTCAACTGAGATCACCTCCTGTTTGTCTATCCACCAGAGCGTAAAAAAGCCAAaggctagaaaaacaagtctccttAACTCTTTCTCAGGTCTGCTGCAGGAACTACCCACTAGCAAGCAGCAAGTCCGTAAGGATTAGAAAACTGCCCATCTCAATAGAGACTGGGAAGTGATCTCCTTCCCAGTTATTGACCTGCTGGGGATTTAGCTGAGTAGTGGGTGGGAGGCCCTGAAAGTGAACAGCATAGAATACAGCAGAGATAAGGTAGgttcttcctctctgcctgcaGATGAACCCCAACCCCTTTTGGAAAGCTCCCAGCGTATACAGTAAAACAACCGGGTATGAACCCACAGGCTGCTGCTTCATGGACCCTCGACTGTTGCTTCTCTCCCTCAGGCATCACATCAGAAAGATAACTGGGCTGCAGAGAAGCTGCCATGAATGTGGGCAGAGCAAAAAACGGTTTTGCAGACAAAGAAGCCACGCAAGTTCAGATGCCCACTAACGTAAGCCATATGGGCCAAGGGTTCACTTCCAAGGGCTCCCAACAAGAGCCTCAAAAGTGCATTTGCTGAAACATACCCAAGGCAGTGCCTAGCACCAAGTGgtccctttctttaaaaataaaaatggcaccCCCCCCCTACTTCCTCTAGCTCAGTAGCCTCTGCTGGCAGCTGCTCAAGGTTCTATGATCTTTCTTATGGAACATCCCAAATTAAACAATCCCACTCACATtctactttaaaaattcaaaaccatTACTTACAAATAAAGCCTTTCTATGCACTTAGAGAACCAAACCATGGTTTACATGTGAGCAACCAGCTCTCTGCTCCTTTAAGGTCTGTGTGCAGAGGTTGTTCTCCAGGCCAGAGGCTCAGACCTAGCCAAGCCACTGAGTGTGCGTGTGCAGGTTGTTCTCCAGGCCAGAGGCTCAGACCTAGCCAAGCCACTGAGTGTGCGTGTGCAGGTTGTTCTCCAGGCCAGAGGCTCAGACCTAGCCAAGCCACTGAGTGTGCGTGTGCAGGTTGTTCTCCAGGCCAGAGGCTCAGACCTAGCCAAGCCACTGAGTGTGCGTGTGCAGGTTGTTCTCCAGACCAGAGGCTCAGACCTAGCCAAGCCACTGAGTGTGCGTGTGCTGTCTGCTCCTGGCCTTGGCAAGGCCACTTTAGAATCTGCCTAGCAGGTAGTTACAATTCTTTTCAGTGAACTAGGATTAATGTCTTTTCAAACATGCGTGCACTTTTAGAGTCACCTGGGTGTGTCTTTAGAGTACCACTGCCCAGATCCCACTCCAAAATCACAACAGTGGGACATAAACATCAGTAGTTTTTTTCTGAATGACAGAAGTTAAAATCTGACATAGGATTGGATATTTGTAGATAAAGCTGTAAACACACCAAATGAATCTGGCTTGGCAGGTAAAATGCTTGTTAGATAAGAGTGACACCCTCACTGGGAAGCTTTAATCCCAacatgagggaggcagaggcagctggatctctgtgagttcgaggccagcctgttctacagaatgagtagccagggctacacaaagaaaccctgtcttgaaaccaaagacaaacaaaaagactgaTGACCTGgatcccagaactcaggtaaaggtggaagcagagaaccaagTGTAcagagttgacctctgacctcatgtGTGGCCTATGCTTATGTGTATCATATGCTtacacagtaacaaaaataaattaaaacagcaaGACTATTATGATGACTAAAAACCCACCATGAATCTCCTTAATATCTTCAAATAGCTCTAGTtgtttcacatattttaaaaacacttattttgtttttttattatgtttatgtacgTCTGTGGGTGTGAAAGGGTGCGGTGCTCGTAGAAGCCAGGACAGGGTCCGATTCCTTGGCGCTGGATACTGGTTTTTCTGAGCCACTTGCTGTGGTGCTGGAAGTCAATCTTGGCTCcttgcaagagcagtatgcactcttaaccactgagccattccctcACTCCttcatgtcttaaaaaaaaaaaaaaaaagtgtgtgtgtgtgtgtctgtcttgtctgtctggaAAGTTCAAATGTGTGTACATTCATGCAGAGGCCAGGGGGCGACCTTAATTGTCATTTTTCCAAATGTCCTctcagacaaggtctctcactggcctgccCTTCACCAAttaggctaagctggctggccagcaaagcCCCATTACTACCCCCCCCAGCCCTAGAATCACAAGCAGCCACTGTCAAACCCAGCATTTGTTCCATGGGTTCTGGgactcgaactcaggtcctcatgcttgcaaggca
This portion of the Arvicanthis niloticus isolate mArvNil1 chromosome 24, mArvNil1.pat.X, whole genome shotgun sequence genome encodes:
- the LOC143438232 gene encoding protein POLR1D-like isoform X1; translated protein: MGPMGWMKCPLAGTNKRFLINTIKNTLPSHKEQDHEQKEGSKEPGKSQDQKEASGQKHRSHSYKRSLHSARGSVGCSPPRKRASRDKCDPRPSRR